One window of the Haloarcula halobia genome contains the following:
- a CDS encoding NAD(P)-dependent alcohol dehydrogenase: MRTAVLVGPTEFELTDRPRPQPAPDEVLVAVRDVGICGSDVHYYEHGRIGDYVVENPLVLGHESAGEVVAVGDAVTHLSVGDRVALEPGVPCRRCTHCKRGDYHLCEDVTFMATPPHDGAFTEYVSWPADFAYRLPESVSTTEGALCEPLSVGIHAVRRGDVETGDTVVVTGAGPIGLLVMEAARAAGATDVVLTDVVPEKLAVAAERGADLTVDVSETDLEAAVDDHTDGVGADVVVEASGAAPSIESTFDVVRRGGTVVLVGLASEVTIPIDVLDVIDNELDVHGSFRYKNTYDAAVDLLADGVVDVEGIVDFEAPLSDIDTAFQRSMGSDIVKDIIKIDS, encoded by the coding sequence ATGCGAACCGCAGTCCTAGTCGGACCTACCGAGTTCGAACTCACCGACCGTCCCAGACCGCAACCGGCCCCCGACGAGGTACTCGTCGCCGTCCGCGACGTCGGCATCTGTGGGTCCGACGTCCATTACTACGAACACGGCCGCATCGGCGACTACGTCGTCGAGAACCCGCTGGTGCTGGGCCACGAGAGCGCCGGCGAGGTCGTCGCCGTCGGCGACGCGGTGACACACCTGTCGGTCGGCGACCGGGTCGCGCTGGAACCGGGTGTCCCCTGTCGCCGCTGTACCCACTGCAAGCGCGGGGACTACCACCTCTGTGAGGACGTCACTTTCATGGCGACGCCGCCACACGACGGTGCCTTCACCGAGTACGTCTCGTGGCCGGCCGACTTCGCGTACAGACTGCCCGAGAGCGTCTCGACCACCGAGGGCGCGCTCTGTGAACCACTCAGCGTCGGCATCCACGCCGTTCGCCGCGGCGACGTCGAGACCGGAGACACCGTCGTCGTCACGGGCGCGGGCCCCATCGGGCTGCTGGTGATGGAGGCCGCCCGTGCCGCGGGCGCCACCGACGTCGTCCTCACCGACGTGGTGCCGGAGAAACTGGCGGTCGCCGCGGAACGTGGCGCCGACCTCACCGTCGACGTCAGCGAGACGGACCTCGAGGCGGCCGTCGACGACCACACGGACGGCGTCGGCGCGGACGTGGTCGTCGAGGCATCGGGCGCCGCTCCGTCTATCGAGAGCACGTTCGACGTCGTCCGCCGCGGGGGAACCGTCGTCCTCGTCGGCCTCGCCTCCGAGGTGACCATCCCCATCGACGTCCTCGACGTCATCGACAACGAACTCGACGTCCACGGGTCGTTTCGCTACAAGAACACCTACGACGCGGCCGTCGATCTGCTCGCCGACGGCGTCGTCGACGTCGAGGGCATCGTCGACTTCGAGGCCCCGCTCTCTGACATCGATACCGCCTTCCAGCGGTCAATGGGCTCAGATATCGTCAAAGATATAATAAAAATTGACAGTTGA
- a CDS encoding extracellular solute-binding protein, which produces MPSNSNRRKFLKATGVGITAGLAGCTRGGSDGGSGGDGGSGGDGGSGGDGGDGGSSGDGGSNDGSSEDELPISLSEYDSADIDWKQFEGDSINIGAVQHPWVSAIKPAIPTFEALTGIDVQWNILPENQFRTKRQTDASTGAGQFDVFFMDQVVNQFREEGWLQPLDPYFNDESLYDESFYQPGDLFEGSRWQAHGGGYSDNWTGLPITVEVQTQFYRQDLYDKHGLEVAETWQQHRENAQVIDENEDFPGTAGRGQKGYGMNIYILNTLLRQKGTSLWTDFPNDSGLDTDGVIEAAEYYTSLLQDYGPDGADSQTWSDVLTTMQEGRSGHIVADANMFWGGLTSDESSVADTVRIAKVPKPEGGELNPNAFNWQISTSTNASNPEQAFLFMEWATSPPTDRWINVESSGVFSVRQSTWEDEDYISKVGEDYATVSLESLKVSSPDPFDRKYPQWGQRYSEELQRAIAGQKDAETAMKDAAAAAEDIYSS; this is translated from the coding sequence ATGCCAAGCAATTCAAACAGGCGGAAGTTTCTGAAAGCGACGGGTGTCGGAATCACAGCGGGCCTCGCGGGATGTACTCGAGGGGGCTCCGACGGTGGCTCCGGCGGTGATGGCGGGTCCGGCGGCGACGGCGGGTCCGGCGGCGACGGCGGCGACGGGGGCTCCAGCGGCGACGGCGGTTCGAACGACGGCAGCTCGGAGGACGAGCTCCCGATCTCGCTGAGCGAGTACGACAGCGCCGACATCGACTGGAAACAGTTCGAGGGCGACAGCATCAACATCGGTGCGGTCCAGCACCCGTGGGTGTCGGCCATCAAGCCGGCGATTCCGACCTTCGAGGCACTGACCGGCATCGACGTCCAGTGGAACATCCTGCCGGAGAACCAGTTCCGGACCAAGCGACAGACCGACGCGAGTACCGGTGCCGGGCAGTTCGACGTCTTCTTCATGGACCAGGTCGTCAACCAGTTCCGTGAAGAGGGCTGGCTGCAGCCGCTCGACCCGTACTTCAACGACGAGAGCCTCTACGACGAGAGCTTCTACCAGCCCGGCGACCTCTTCGAGGGGTCGCGCTGGCAGGCCCACGGTGGTGGCTACAGCGACAACTGGACCGGACTTCCCATCACGGTCGAGGTCCAGACCCAGTTCTACCGCCAGGACCTCTACGACAAACACGGCCTTGAGGTCGCCGAGACCTGGCAACAGCACCGCGAGAACGCGCAGGTCATCGACGAGAACGAGGACTTCCCCGGCACGGCCGGGCGTGGCCAGAAGGGCTACGGGATGAACATCTACATCCTGAACACGCTGCTCCGTCAGAAGGGGACCAGCCTCTGGACCGACTTCCCGAACGACTCCGGGCTCGACACCGACGGCGTCATCGAGGCAGCAGAGTACTACACGAGCCTGCTCCAGGACTACGGGCCGGACGGCGCGGACTCCCAGACCTGGTCGGACGTCCTCACGACGATGCAGGAAGGCCGCAGCGGTCACATCGTCGCCGACGCCAACATGTTCTGGGGCGGCCTGACCAGCGACGAGTCGAGCGTCGCCGACACTGTTCGGATCGCGAAGGTGCCCAAGCCGGAGGGTGGCGAGCTGAACCCCAACGCGTTCAACTGGCAGATCTCGACGTCCACGAACGCCAGCAACCCCGAGCAGGCGTTCCTGTTCATGGAGTGGGCGACCTCGCCGCCGACCGACCGCTGGATCAACGTCGAGAGCAGCGGTGTCTTCTCCGTGCGCCAGTCCACCTGGGAGGACGAGGACTACATCTCGAAGGTCGGCGAGGACTACGCGACTGTCTCGCTCGAGTCGCTCAAGGTCTCGTCGCCCGACCCGTTCGACCGCAAGTACCCCCAGTGGGGCCAGCGCTACTCCGAGGAACTGCAGCGCGCCATCGCCGGCCAGAAGGATGCCGAGACCGCGATGAAAGACGCCGCGGCGGCCGCCGAAGACATCTACAGCAGCTGA
- a CDS encoding 50S ribosomal protein L15e, producing MARSAYSYIRDAWKNPGDGKLAELQWQRQQEWRTEGAVERIERPTRLDKARSQGYKAKQGIVVARVSVRKGGARKRRHKAGRRSKRQGVTRITRRKDIQRVAEERAARVFPNLRVLNSYSVGQDGRQKWHEVILVDPEHAAIQNDDDLNWICEDHQADRVFRGLTGAGRRNRGLSKKGKGTEKTRPSLRSQGGKGK from the coding sequence ATGGCACGAAGTGCATACTCGTACATCCGAGACGCCTGGAAGAACCCGGGCGACGGCAAGCTCGCAGAGCTCCAGTGGCAGCGACAGCAGGAATGGCGAACGGAGGGTGCCGTCGAGCGCATCGAGCGCCCGACCCGCCTCGACAAGGCCCGTTCGCAGGGCTACAAGGCCAAACAGGGCATCGTCGTGGCGCGCGTCTCCGTCCGGAAAGGCGGCGCGCGCAAGCGCCGACACAAGGCCGGGCGCCGCTCGAAGCGCCAGGGCGTCACCCGAATCACGCGCCGGAAGGACATCCAGCGCGTCGCCGAGGAACGCGCCGCCCGCGTCTTCCCGAACCTCCGCGTGCTGAACAGCTACTCCGTCGGCCAGGACGGCCGACAGAAGTGGCACGAGGTCATCCTCGTCGACCCCGAGCACGCGGCCATCCAGAACGACGACGACCTCAACTGGATCTGTGAGGACCACCAGGCCGACCGCGTCTTCCGCGGGCTGACCGGTGCCGGCCGCCGCAACCGCGGTCTCTCGAAGAAGGGGAAGGGCACAGAGAAGACCCGCCCGTCCCTGCGCAGCCAGGGCGGCAAGGGCAAGTAA
- a CDS encoding Brp/Blh family beta-carotene 15,15'-dioxygenase, translating into MAVTDRSLVARPARETLRRVVFVPSWVVTLLLAALFLAGASLSPALQYAPLVLSVVVFGLPHGAVDHLAVARTRGVPPDVRAVARVFGLYVALGGAYAVLWFLAPAVAFVLFIALTWFHWGQGDLFSLVALADADHVRSGGQRVATVVVRGGLPMLVPLLAFPAWYRRVAGDLVGLFAPGASAALDVVFRPDVRAGLAVAYAAVLVATLAVGYARASDRAPWLLDAGETLGLVVYFALVPPVLAIGVYFCLWHSLRHVARLLAVDDRAATALRNRHPARALGRFARDAAPLTVASLALLAGLAVLVPDPPQTVPEWVALYLVFIAVVTLPHVVVVTLMDLEQDIWAAA; encoded by the coding sequence ATGGCAGTGACGGACCGGTCGCTCGTCGCTCGACCCGCTCGCGAGACGCTTCGCCGCGTCGTCTTCGTCCCCTCGTGGGTGGTCACACTCCTGCTTGCGGCGCTGTTTCTGGCCGGCGCGTCGCTCTCGCCGGCGCTGCAGTACGCGCCGCTGGTGCTCAGCGTCGTCGTCTTCGGCCTCCCACACGGGGCCGTAGACCACCTCGCGGTCGCGCGCACCCGCGGGGTGCCCCCCGACGTACGTGCCGTCGCGCGCGTCTTCGGACTCTACGTCGCTCTGGGCGGGGCCTACGCGGTCCTGTGGTTCCTCGCGCCGGCGGTCGCCTTCGTCCTCTTTATCGCGCTCACCTGGTTCCACTGGGGACAGGGGGACCTCTTCTCGCTGGTCGCACTCGCGGACGCCGACCACGTCCGCTCCGGCGGTCAGCGCGTCGCGACGGTCGTCGTCCGTGGCGGTCTCCCGATGCTCGTCCCACTGCTCGCCTTCCCGGCCTGGTACCGCCGGGTCGCCGGCGACCTGGTCGGCCTGTTCGCGCCCGGCGCGTCGGCGGCGCTGGACGTGGTCTTCCGGCCCGACGTCCGCGCGGGGCTGGCCGTCGCCTACGCGGCGGTCCTCGTCGCGACGCTGGCCGTGGGATACGCCCGCGCGTCGGACCGGGCCCCCTGGCTGCTTGACGCCGGCGAGACGCTGGGCCTGGTCGTGTACTTCGCGCTGGTTCCGCCGGTGCTGGCCATCGGCGTCTACTTCTGTCTCTGGCACTCGCTGCGCCACGTCGCTCGCTTGCTGGCGGTCGACGACCGTGCGGCGACCGCACTCCGCAACCGACACCCCGCGCGTGCACTCGGACGGTTCGCCCGCGACGCGGCCCCGCTCACGGTGGCGTCGCTCGCACTCCTCGCCGGCCTCGCCGTCCTCGTCCCGGACCCGCCACAGACAGTCCCGGAGTGGGTGGCGCTCTATCTCGTGTTCATCGCGGTGGTGACGCTCCCCCACGTCGTCGTCGTCACGCTGATGGACCTCGAACAGGACATCTGGGCGGCAGCCTGA
- a CDS encoding ABC transporter ATP-binding protein — MARITIDDVTKRFGEGDESIVAVDDVSLDIHDGEFIVFVGPSGSGKSTLMRIVAGLETQSEGDIHIGDTLVNQLGPRARDIAMVFQNYALYPNMTVEENMSFGLKMSTDLSEDEIERQVTEAAEMMGIGDLLDNRPGELSGGQQQRVALGRAIVRDPNVFLMDEPLSNLDAKLRAEMRTEINRLQNDLDVTTLYVTHDQTEAMTMGDRLVILNYGEIQQVGTPLECFYRPSNQFVAGFLGSPSMNFFEGTVEGGTLRVDGFDFDLTDRMQTAVGDRTALTLGVRPEDISLHDEPTVGTEFEAVVDVVEPMGSISYVYLKPSNQDDDQTFIAETDGQRPISEEQTVYVDIPAADIHLFDAGSGETIHQRQLGEEAEIALEERMQSASQ, encoded by the coding sequence ATGGCTCGAATCACAATCGACGACGTAACGAAGCGGTTCGGAGAGGGCGACGAGTCTATCGTCGCGGTCGACGACGTCTCGCTGGATATCCACGACGGCGAGTTCATCGTCTTCGTGGGTCCCTCGGGCAGCGGGAAGTCGACGCTCATGCGCATCGTCGCGGGGCTCGAGACCCAGTCCGAGGGCGACATCCACATCGGCGACACCCTCGTCAACCAGCTCGGGCCGCGCGCCCGGGACATCGCGATGGTGTTTCAGAACTACGCGCTGTACCCGAACATGACCGTCGAGGAGAACATGTCGTTCGGTCTGAAGATGTCCACGGACCTCTCCGAAGACGAGATCGAGCGCCAGGTCACCGAGGCCGCCGAGATGATGGGCATCGGCGACCTGCTCGACAACCGTCCCGGCGAACTGTCGGGGGGACAGCAACAGCGCGTCGCGCTGGGCCGTGCCATCGTCAGGGACCCGAACGTCTTCCTGATGGACGAGCCGCTCAGTAACCTGGACGCGAAGCTCCGCGCGGAGATGCGCACCGAGATCAACCGCCTCCAGAACGACCTGGACGTGACGACGCTCTATGTCACCCACGACCAGACGGAGGCGATGACGATGGGCGACCGGCTGGTCATCCTCAACTACGGGGAGATCCAGCAGGTCGGGACGCCGCTCGAGTGTTTCTACCGTCCGTCGAACCAGTTCGTCGCCGGCTTCCTGGGCTCGCCCTCGATGAACTTCTTCGAGGGCACCGTCGAGGGCGGAACGCTCCGGGTTGACGGCTTCGACTTCGACCTGACCGACCGGATGCAGACGGCCGTCGGCGACCGGACCGCACTCACCCTCGGTGTCCGTCCGGAGGACATCTCCCTGCACGACGAACCGACCGTCGGCACCGAGTTCGAGGCCGTCGTCGACGTCGTCGAGCCGATGGGGAGCATCTCCTACGTCTACCTGAAGCCGTCCAACCAGGACGACGACCAGACGTTCATCGCCGAGACGGACGGTCAGCGCCCCATCTCGGAGGAACAGACCGTCTACGTCGACATCCCGGCAGCGGACATCCACCTGTTCGACGCCGGGTCGGGTGAGACCATCCACCAGCGCCAGCTCGGGGAAGAGGCGGAGATCGCGCTCGAGGAGCGGATGCAGTCGGCCAGTCAGTAA
- a CDS encoding carbohydrate ABC transporter permease has translation MSTPTQTETSNTQGLARLRDLWNDYLPYWFMAPMVLVMVMITFFPGAYDLYLSLIEEPTLNIFAAEFAGLSNFETAFTRGGAFHSFVITVTVVVSALFLESVLGFVLAALVSGVEDSNRMKSFYRVLFIIPMAVAPVSLATIGRLMLNTEIGIIPYVINTATPFAAPSFLSDLPLLTVILLDTWNWTPFMFIIFYAGLSSVPTTLIEASRVDGAPLWRRYVHVIIPYMKPVVFVATLIRMIDLFRTFGVVYGLTQGGPGTATQLVSINIYEQMFINNQFGVAAAIAVVYLIFVIAIANIVIAKVGFEGVWD, from the coding sequence ATGAGTACACCAACACAAACAGAAACTAGCAACACGCAAGGCCTCGCCAGACTCCGGGACCTGTGGAACGACTACCTCCCGTACTGGTTCATGGCACCGATGGTCCTGGTGATGGTGATGATCACCTTCTTCCCCGGTGCCTACGACCTGTACCTCTCGCTGATCGAGGAGCCCACGCTGAACATCTTCGCGGCCGAGTTCGCCGGGCTGAGTAACTTCGAGACGGCGTTCACCCGCGGCGGTGCGTTCCACTCGTTTGTCATCACGGTCACCGTCGTCGTCAGCGCGCTGTTCCTCGAGAGCGTCCTCGGGTTCGTCCTGGCCGCACTCGTCTCCGGCGTCGAAGATTCCAATCGGATGAAGTCGTTCTACCGGGTGCTGTTCATCATCCCGATGGCCGTCGCGCCCGTCTCGCTTGCGACCATCGGGCGACTCATGCTCAACACCGAGATCGGGATCATCCCGTACGTCATCAACACGGCGACGCCGTTTGCCGCACCCTCGTTCCTCTCTGATCTGCCACTGCTCACCGTGATACTGCTCGATACGTGGAACTGGACGCCGTTCATGTTCATCATCTTCTACGCCGGGCTCTCGTCGGTGCCTACGACGCTCATCGAGGCGTCGCGGGTCGACGGCGCACCCCTGTGGCGACGCTACGTCCACGTCATCATCCCGTACATGAAGCCGGTGGTGTTCGTCGCGACGCTCATCAGGATGATCGATCTGTTCCGGACGTTCGGTGTGGTGTACGGACTGACCCAGGGCGGTCCCGGGACGGCGACGCAACTGGTGAGCATCAACATCTACGAACAGATGTTCATCAACAACCAGTTCGGCGTGGCCGCGGCGATCGCAGTCGTCTATCTCATCTTCGTCATCGCCATCGCGAACATCGTCATCGCGAAGGTCGGCTTCGAGGGGGTGTGGGACTGA
- a CDS encoding IclR family transcriptional regulator: MSSDQDYTIDATETSLDLLETLVESDEPMGVTALAESLDVSKSVVHNHLSTLRARNYVCKRGNRYEPALCSLYIGAKTLQRLPIYTAAKRYLDNLASAAGETAVLFILQETAGVPVYIAESPDGWSPRYVPGERLPLHVNAPGKAMLSALSEERLDTFVADRDLVAPTSATITEPDALKETLRGVRDEGFAFCRGEQYEGIVGVAAPVTTTEDERVAALGVCGPVDRLHGRYLEEDIPGQVFSTAKSIEVELTGQ, from the coding sequence ATGTCATCCGACCAGGACTACACCATCGACGCGACGGAAACCTCGCTCGACCTCCTCGAGACGCTCGTCGAGTCGGACGAGCCGATGGGGGTGACCGCGCTCGCGGAGAGTCTGGACGTCTCGAAGAGCGTGGTCCACAACCACCTCTCGACGCTCCGGGCCAGGAACTACGTCTGCAAACGGGGAAATCGCTACGAACCGGCGCTGTGCTCGCTGTACATCGGAGCGAAGACGCTACAGCGGTTGCCCATCTACACGGCGGCCAAGCGGTACCTGGACAACCTCGCGTCGGCCGCCGGAGAGACCGCGGTCCTGTTCATCCTACAAGAAACAGCCGGTGTGCCCGTCTATATCGCCGAGTCTCCGGATGGATGGTCACCGCGCTACGTCCCGGGCGAGCGCCTCCCCCTGCACGTGAACGCCCCCGGGAAGGCCATGCTCTCGGCGCTCTCGGAGGAGCGCCTCGACACCTTCGTGGCGGACAGAGACCTCGTCGCGCCCACGAGCGCCACCATCACCGAACCCGACGCGCTGAAAGAGACGCTTCGGGGCGTCCGCGACGAGGGATTCGCGTTCTGCAGAGGAGAACAGTACGAGGGTATCGTCGGCGTCGCCGCGCCGGTGACGACCACCGAGGACGAACGCGTGGCCGCGCTGGGCGTCTGTGGGCCCGTGGACAGGCTTCACGGCCGGTATCTCGAGGAGGACATCCCCGGCCAGGTATTCAGTACGGCGAAGTCGATAGAGGTCGAGCTCACGGGACAATAA
- the dgoD gene encoding galactonate dehydratase, whose translation MQITDYELFAVPPRWLLLKLETDTGVVGWGEPILPGRLETVRSAVTELVEGHLLGRDPRRTEYHWRKLYQGGYHRGGPVLMSALSGIDMALWDIKGRHHDTPVHQLLGGHVRDRMLVYQWIGGDDPEDIAESARQGYDRGYRALKFNVARKFRPLETADTVDHALDRIRAVRNAVGDDCFIGVDFHGRVSKAMVRELVRRLEPYNLMFVDQPVLPEHSEVLASLSEQTTVPIATGERFYSRYDFKQLFVDDAVSVIEPCLIHVGGISEMKKLVSMAEAFDVAVVPHCPLGPIAFAAHLQVGFSAQGVVMQEQDLGVDDPESSKRLGLLEDPTTFEFADGYVERPTGPGLGIEVDEATVREQAQAEVNWYNPVWHHADGSVAEW comes from the coding sequence ATGCAAATCACCGACTACGAGCTGTTCGCCGTGCCGCCCCGGTGGTTACTGCTGAAACTGGAGACCGATACGGGGGTCGTCGGGTGGGGCGAGCCGATTCTCCCGGGCCGTCTCGAGACGGTGCGGTCGGCGGTGACCGAACTCGTCGAGGGGCACCTGCTCGGGCGCGACCCCCGCCGGACCGAGTACCACTGGCGCAAGCTCTACCAGGGTGGCTACCACCGCGGCGGCCCGGTGCTGATGAGCGCACTGTCGGGCATCGACATGGCGCTGTGGGACATCAAGGGCCGCCACCACGACACCCCGGTCCACCAGCTGCTGGGTGGCCACGTCCGCGACCGGATGCTCGTCTACCAGTGGATCGGCGGCGACGACCCCGAAGACATCGCCGAGTCCGCCCGGCAGGGATACGACCGGGGGTATCGGGCGCTCAAGTTCAACGTCGCCCGGAAGTTCCGGCCACTCGAGACCGCCGACACGGTCGACCACGCCCTCGACCGCATCAGGGCCGTCCGGAACGCCGTCGGCGACGACTGCTTCATCGGCGTCGACTTCCACGGCCGCGTCTCGAAGGCGATGGTCCGCGAGCTGGTCCGGCGACTCGAACCGTACAACCTGATGTTCGTCGACCAGCCCGTCCTGCCCGAACACTCCGAAGTGCTCGCGAGTCTCAGCGAACAGACCACCGTCCCCATCGCGACGGGCGAGCGGTTCTACTCCCGGTACGACTTCAAGCAGCTGTTCGTCGACGACGCCGTCTCGGTCATCGAGCCCTGTCTGATCCACGTCGGGGGCATCAGCGAGATGAAGAAACTCGTCTCGATGGCCGAAGCCTTCGACGTCGCCGTCGTCCCTCACTGCCCGCTGGGCCCCATCGCCTTCGCGGCCCACCTCCAGGTGGGCTTTAGCGCCCAGGGCGTCGTGATGCAGGAACAGGACCTCGGCGTGGACGACCCCGAGTCGAGCAAGCGCCTCGGCCTCCTCGAGGACCCCACGACCTTCGAGTTCGCGGACGGTTACGTCGAGCGCCCGACCGGTCCGGGGCTGGGCATCGAGGTCGACGAGGCCACCGTCCGGGAGCAGGCCCAGGCGGAGGTCAACTGGTACAACCCCGTCTGGCACCACGCCGACGGGAGCGTCGCTGAGTGGTGA
- a CDS encoding alcohol dehydrogenase catalytic domain-containing protein, producing MRVAALTDVGEIEIQERERPSPDPDEVLVEVGACSVCMTDFHMYHGTFPVDKPMVPGHESAGTVVEVGADVETAAVGDRVAVNPTVPCTVCSYCKEGDTHLCESSTSIGGAAETVRDGAFAEYVRVPEICIEDIGDMPFDRAALAEPLACCVHGVEVADITPGDSVAIIGAGPIGLLLLQSFRNAGAGPIVVSELDPERREVARELGADAVVDPTEVDPEAAIPAAAGGKVDVAAEAIGLVPTIEQANAVTANGGTTLIFGVPAQDATLEVSPFDIFYHEIDYRGSFALNTEDFQRAITMLRTGRVDADSVITDHIGLEDIPRAFERMDDAEGLKKIVDPSRT from the coding sequence ATGCGCGTCGCCGCCCTGACGGACGTCGGAGAAATCGAGATCCAGGAGCGGGAGCGACCCTCGCCCGACCCCGACGAGGTACTCGTCGAAGTCGGTGCCTGTAGCGTCTGTATGACCGACTTCCACATGTATCACGGTACCTTCCCGGTGGACAAGCCGATGGTCCCGGGTCACGAGAGCGCCGGCACCGTCGTCGAGGTCGGTGCCGACGTCGAGACCGCCGCAGTCGGCGACCGCGTCGCGGTCAACCCGACCGTCCCGTGTACCGTGTGTTCGTACTGTAAGGAGGGCGACACGCACCTCTGTGAGAGCAGCACGAGCATCGGCGGCGCCGCCGAGACGGTCCGCGACGGCGCCTTCGCCGAGTACGTCAGAGTCCCCGAGATCTGCATCGAGGACATCGGCGACATGCCGTTCGACCGGGCAGCCCTGGCCGAACCCCTGGCCTGCTGTGTCCACGGCGTCGAGGTGGCCGACATCACCCCGGGCGACAGCGTCGCCATCATCGGCGCGGGCCCCATCGGGCTCCTCCTCCTCCAGTCGTTTCGCAACGCGGGCGCCGGTCCCATCGTCGTCTCGGAACTGGACCCCGAACGGCGGGAGGTCGCGAGAGAGCTGGGCGCGGACGCGGTCGTCGACCCGACCGAGGTCGACCCGGAGGCGGCGATTCCCGCGGCCGCCGGCGGGAAGGTCGACGTGGCCGCCGAGGCGATCGGTCTCGTGCCGACCATCGAGCAGGCCAACGCCGTCACGGCCAACGGCGGGACCACGCTCATCTTCGGCGTGCCCGCCCAGGACGCGACGCTGGAGGTCAGCCCCTTCGACATCTTCTACCACGAAATCGACTATCGTGGCTCGTTCGCGCTCAACACGGAGGACTTCCAGCGAGCCATCACGATGCTCCGGACGGGGCGCGTCGACGCCGACAGCGTCATCACCGATCACATCGGCCTCGAGGACATCCCGCGCGCGTTCGAGCGCATGGACGACGCGGAGGGACTGAAGAAAATCGTCGACCCGAGTCGGACCTGA
- a CDS encoding carbohydrate ABC transporter permease, whose translation MASADLDTAATGSQWLDKETRETLVTVIRHGILLTWSFIVLFPLYWLASMSLKPPGQANALPPEWIFLPTVYNYIQLVQQSEFVNAFANSLFMVSASVVLVVLIGVPAAYVLSRYDIPMERDVLVWILSSRMLPPIAVVLPFFFIFRALNLFDSRIGMVLMYISINLSLVVWVMKAFFDGIPETLEEAARVDGATQFQGFMKVVLPAAKPGIFSVAIISFIFAWIELLFGLVLTSFEAVPVTLFVYSFIGSRSIEWGMLAAASTAMIVPVVIFLIAVNKYLAAGLSFGVVIKE comes from the coding sequence ATGGCGTCGGCAGACCTGGACACCGCGGCGACCGGCTCGCAGTGGCTCGACAAGGAGACCCGCGAGACGCTCGTCACGGTGATCCGACACGGCATCCTGCTGACCTGGTCGTTCATCGTGCTGTTCCCGCTGTACTGGCTGGCGTCGATGTCGCTGAAACCGCCGGGCCAGGCGAACGCGCTCCCGCCGGAGTGGATCTTCCTGCCGACGGTGTACAACTACATCCAGCTCGTCCAGCAGTCGGAATTCGTCAACGCGTTCGCCAACAGTCTCTTCATGGTCAGCGCATCGGTCGTCCTCGTCGTGCTGATCGGGGTCCCGGCTGCGTACGTCCTCTCGCGGTACGACATCCCGATGGAGCGGGACGTGCTCGTGTGGATCCTCTCCTCGCGGATGCTCCCGCCCATCGCCGTCGTCCTGCCGTTCTTCTTCATCTTCCGGGCGCTGAATCTGTTCGACAGCCGGATCGGGATGGTGCTGATGTACATCAGCATCAACCTCTCGCTGGTCGTGTGGGTGATGAAGGCGTTCTTCGACGGCATCCCCGAGACGCTGGAGGAGGCCGCACGGGTCGACGGTGCGACCCAGTTCCAGGGCTTCATGAAGGTCGTCCTGCCTGCGGCCAAACCCGGCATCTTCTCGGTGGCCATCATCAGCTTCATCTTCGCGTGGATCGAGCTGCTCTTCGGGCTCGTGCTGACGAGCTTCGAGGCAGTCCCGGTCACGCTGTTCGTCTACTCCTTTATCGGCTCCCGCTCCATCGAGTGGGGGATGCTCGCAGCCGCCTCGACGGCGATGATCGTCCCCGTGGTGATCTTCCTCATCGCGGTCAACAAGTACCTCGCCGCGGGACTCAGCTTCGGTGTGGTGATCAAAGAATGA